The genomic stretch TTCCACGCATCGAAGAAAGGCATGGTTAACGGCATCATCGCAGCAGGTTTTGGTCTTGCAGCGATCTACCTAGCGCCACTGACTTCAGCTCTGATCACGAACATGGGTATTCAGACCAGTTTTATGATTCTTGGTGTTGGTGTTCTTGCTATCGCGGTGCCTCTAGCGGCAACCATCAATAACCCACCAGCAGACTACACCCCAGCAGAGCCGAAAGTAAAAAAAGGCCAAGCACCTAAAGCGGTGAAGAAATCTGACGATCTGACGTGGAAAGCGATGCTTAAAACGCCACAGTTCTACGCACTATGGATCATGTACGCATTTGCAGCGTCTGTTGGCCTGATGATCATCGGTAACATCACCACCATCGCAAGCGTTCAAGCAAACCTGCCTAACGCGGTTTACCTTGCGTCTATTCTTGCGGTATTTAACTCAGGCGGCCGTGTTGCAGCAGGTATGCTTGCAGACAAGATCGGCGGCGTGCGTACGCTTCTTCTCGCGTTCGTTCTACAGGGCATCAACATGGTTCTGTTCGCAACGTTCCAATCTGAGTTCACTCTGATCATTGGTACGGCTATCGCAGCAGTAGGTTACGGTACGCTTCTTGCGGTCTTCCCTACTCTAACCGCAGAATTCTACGGTCTGAAAAACTACGGCACTAACTATGGCGTACTTTACACAGCATGGGGTATTGGTGGTGCGATTGGTGCAGCAGTGGTTGGTTTCTCTATGACCAACGGCACAGGCTACACCTTGGCTTACACAATTTCAGCCGTGATGATGGGCGTTTGTATTGTGCTTGCACTGGTAACGAAACCACTTTCAGAAGCGAAAGTCGCAGAGCTGAAAAAGGCGTAATTACGCGTTGATTTGAACATGAAAAGGCTTAACCTGCGGGTTAAGCCTTTTTTATTGTCGGTCGTTTATGGAAAACAGCGTTGAACTCGCCCCGGATTACTATCTCGATAACTTTTTTAAGCTTACGCGCCACGCACTGCAGTGGTACCAAGATTTGCTGACAACAGACGAACAGCAATGGCTTTTGGCGTTTACTGCGCTTGATAAGCGTGCGCAATGCCTTCTGGTACGTTTGTACAGTCGCAAAGGCTGTTGGTTTCGTAGTGATAAACTGCATTACGCTGAAATTCCACAAATTGATCACGCCCTAGACATACTCAGCCAAGGCGAGTTTGTCGAACTCTCTCCTGTAATTTCTCACCAAAAGCTCGCTCTCTACTTACTCACAAAACCAGAGCTGCTTTCGCTCTACCCCCATCTCACCAAAACGCAAAAGAAAGAGGCACTGGTCAATTGTCTAAGCGACGATGCCTTCACTCAGTTTGATGAACTAGCCTTCACCGTCATCAAGCTCAACTCCGCTCACATGATCGACCTACTACTGACGCTGTTTTTTGCAAACACTCATCAAGATCTGAGCCAATTCGTTTTAGATGATCTCGGTCTGCATCAATTCGAAGCTTACCAGTTAAGTAAAGAGCGGCGATTCTTCGATAGCCGAGAGCAGATTGATCGCTTAATCGACCTTAGTGAGCTTTCCAACCGTTACTGGCTTTGTGATCGAAAACAGAAGGAGAATCTGGAGCAGTTGCAGGCAGTACTGCCTGGCCCAGTGGCACATCCCTATGTCGACCGTAAACGCGAGCATCTGCTCAATGACATTGCCCGAGACTTTGAACGACTTGGCGAGTTCACTACGGCGCTCACACTGTTTGAACAAACTACGCTGGCACCCAGCCGAGAACGCCGTGCTCGCATCTACGATAAACTTGAACATAACCAGCCATTTAGTGACATTGTCACCGAAATGCTCACCCAGCCAATTGACGTCTCTGAATTTGAAGTAGCCCAGAAGCTAGAACAGAGACTAAAACGCAAGTTGGGCGAAAAGCTGCCGCGAGTCAGTAAACCTCAATGCAGCGAATACCGCATCTCGCTCGATCTGTCACAACAACGCGTCGAAATCGCAGCGTTGGCGCATTTTGAGCGTTTAGGTTGGCACGTATTCTACAGCGAAAATGCCCTACTCAACGGTTTGCTCGGGCTCACTTTCTGGCCTGCCTTTTTTGCCCCCGTCGAAGGCGCATTCATCAATACCTACCAGCATCGCCCTCTTGATTTGTATCATGACGATTTTACGCACAAGCGCGCCGCCGAGATCGATCAGGCGTTTACTCAATTACTAACCGGTGATAATGAATTTATTTTGCAGCGTTTTCGCGAAAAACAGGGAATTGCGAACCCATTGGTGCAGTGGTCAGCACTGTCAGAAAGTCTACTTTTGCATGCCTTAGAGAGCATACCGCGTGAAAGCTTGGTGGCGTTATTTAAAATCCAGCTCAGTGATTTAAAACTCTACCGCAATGGCATGCCCGATTTGATCGCGTTCAAAGATGGTGAGTATCAATGGATTGAAGTCAAAGGGCCCGGTGACAAACTGCAAGATAATCAGTGGCGTTGGATACACCATTTCAAGCAATTAGCGATTCCTTTCGCTGTGTGTTACGTAGAGCATCAAGCTGGCTAGGCAGACTAGCCGCGCGCCGATAATTTTCGTTCGTCTTTTTTCTGTTTGATCTGATCGATGACATACTCTGGTGCGACTTTTTGCAGCTCTGTCAAACAGAGCTCTGTCTTGGGATTGTCGTACCGTGCGTAGATGTCGCATACCGCGTAGAGTTGCTCTGGTGCTCCTGAAATTAAGTAGGCTTGTTCAAAAGCACCAACCGATTTCTGCACATCAAACGGCTCTTGCAACACACCATTGAGATACCAGTAATAGCTGTTGTTTTCAGCCATGTTGGCAGCCAATTCCATCTCTTGTGCTGCCGCATTTTTGTCATCCAAACGAACCAACGTCAGCGCTTTTGAATAATGCAACGCCGCATTGCTTGGATGTCGCTGAATAGCTTCATCCAGCGTTCCTATCGCCTCATCTTCGTTTTTCTGCGCGCGATAGTTATCTGCCAAGCTGAGCCAAACTTGCGGATTATCTGGCGTTTGCTCCGTCAGTTGCTGATAGAGCGGCTGCGCTTTGTCCCACTGCTTATACCAGCGATAAACGTCTGCCAGCAGCAATTGAGAATCGGTGTCTTTTTTCTGCTCTAAATAGCGAATAAGCTCCGTTGTCGGCGCATCTAACGTTTGCTGTTGGCTCTCACTGAGATTGCCATAGTCGCGCAGCAAATTCACCGTGGACGCCAATCTCACCATTGCGGTGTCATCGGTGAGCAATGGAGAAACCATGCGCCAACGGTGGGCAATATTGTATGGACCAGCACCAACAATGGCCGCTTCACGCAATGCAGGGTCACTTTCTTGCAGGTTGCGACTGACCGCCACCAGCGCGTTTTGGCTTGGGTAATTGGCCAAATTTCTTAGCGCGCCGACTCGTAGCTCGGTCGGCAAGCTTTTGTCTTGCGCTTGGTAGGAGAGTTTCGACACCACTTCCTGAGGAGAAGTAGCGTGAGTGAGCTCAAGAGTTGCACTCTTGCCTTCGCTATCACCTGCACTAGGCGACTGCATAAAAGAGACATCATGCGCGCTGACTTGCGCAGAGAGGCCCAAGGCCGCAAGTAAAAGAGTGTGGGAACGTGTCATCATTTTTACCTCAACGCTGGATCTTAAAACTTCGTTTCAAAACGCGATGTTCGGCTTGCCAACTGGCGTATCGCTTGATCACTGTATTGACCATGAACCACCGGATGGCCCGTTGCGCGTAAAACATACGCCAGAGCTTTGTCTGCGTGAGCGAAAAACTTTTTCCAACCCGCACAAAGATAGTTAAGCCCTGGTTCACCCTGTTTTGTGCGGATAAAACGGTTTTTCGGACACTCACCAAAGCAAGCAAATTGATACTCACATTGTTGGCATTGGCTGGTTAACGAACGCACCTTGCCGTAACCAAATTTTTGTTGCTCATCGCCATAGGCCAAGTGCTCTAGTGACTGCTGATGAATGTTGCCCATTTTATATTCGGGATAAACATAATGGTCGCACGCAAACACATCGCCATTCGGCTCCATGGCCAAGCCTTTGCCGCAAATTTCCCCTAGCGTGCACAATGGGTTCTTTCGCCCCATCCACGTTTCGACACTGGCTTCAAAATACTGCACAAAGACCTTCCCGATATCGTGTTGAAGCCACTCATCGAAGATAGCAATGAGAAAATTGCCCCAAGCCTCGTCTGCGACACACCATGGCTCCATTACCGAATCTTTGTGGCCGGGAATGAGGCGCTTATCTCCTTGCTTGAGCTGAGCTTGCGGTTGCCATGTTTGCGGGGCGGTTGTACGAAAGCTTTTCTGCTCGACAATTGGGATAAATTGCATTTGCGGCGAGCGTACCTCATCTCGCAAAAAACGATACACTTCTAACGGGTTACGGCTGGTCAAATTGTTCACACAAGTTAATGTGGCGAACGGCACTTGATGTTTGTGCAGCAGCGCCACCGCGTTCATCACTTGCTTAAATGTGCCTCGTCCCGCACGGTTGGTGCGGTAGGCGTTATGCATCATTTCAGGGCCGTCAATACTCAGACCCACCAAGAAATTGTGCGCTTTAAGAAATGCACACCAGTCGTCATTCAGTAAGGTGCCATTGGTTTGCAGATCGTTGGCGATGGTTACCCCTTCTGGCTGGTATTTGGCTTGGAATTCAACGATTTTTCGGAAGTAATCCAAGCCAAGCATCGTCGGCTCTCCCCCTTGCCATGAGAAGATAATTTCAGGCGTATTTTGCCCTTCAATGTACTGACGAATATAGGTTTCGAGCGTTGCCTCATCCATCACGGGCGTACAGCCCTTCTTATACTCAAGTAAGTCCTGTTTACTGAGGTAATAGCAGTACGTACAGTCGATGTTGCAAACAGCACCAATCGGTTTTGCCATCACGTGTAAACGCTTTGATGCTTTACCATTAAACTGTGGGCCCTGAGTAATCTGCATAATTCACCTATTTCTTCGCGCCGAGCGCCAAGTCTTGTTTGAAGAAAATCTCGATAAATGCATCTTAAAAGGCTTTCCGAACAAGGGCTTGTTATACCCGTTATAACCTTTTTTCATGGCAACAATGCGTAAGCTGAAAGCTCGCTGACTTAAGGAGCATTTCGGATGACTTTATCGCCTCGTCACTGGCTTTTTCCCCTCTTTCCTCTTACGGTTGCTTTGCTTGCGAACGGCTGTAGCTCAACGCCCCATCCCATCGCCATGGCCATTAACCAAGAGATGGTATTGGTCGAAGGCGGCACTTTTGAGATGGGTTCTGATCATCCCAGTGCAAAGAAATCTGAAACCCCTGCACACCAAGTGACTGTGGATAGTTTTTACCTTGCCAAATTCGAAGTCACTCAAGCACTGTTTGAGTCGGTGATGGGCTCCTCGCTCAGCTATTTCCCGAATCCAAACGTTCCCGTCAACAACTTAAGTTGGCAGCAAGCGAACTACTTCATTGAACGCTTGAACACCCTGACAGGCGAGCACTACCGCTTACCGACAGAAGCAGAATGGGAGTTTGCCGCTCGCGGTGGCGTGCATAACCAAGGGTTTACGTACGCAGGCTCGAACAACATTGATGAGGTTGCTTGGTATGTGCGCAATGCCAATAACCAAGCGCATCCGGTGGGATTAAAGCAACCCAATGAGCTCGGACTCTATGACATGACTGGCAACGTGGGTGAATTTGTCATCGATGCCTTTGACGCGGGTTACTACAAATACGCCCCAAGCCACAACCCAAGTAATGCCAAAGATGAAACGGCGGGCTTGGCGCATAAATCCGTTCGCGGCGGCAGCTTTTCTTACGCTGCAGACGAATCGGAAAACTTCCGACGTGATTTCGCCAGTCAATCGATACGCATGGCCGACATGGGCTTGCGACTGGCAAAAGACATTGATTGATCGACAACATCAAAGAGGACGACAATGAAAGCAGTTTGGCTCACTGGCGCATCGCTACTTTGCGCTTTCACCCCCTATGCAATCGCGGCAGCAAGCGAAAAGCCAGCCTTAGTATTGCAAATTACCGTTGATGGACTACGTGGCGATTTACTCGACCGATACAAGCACAACTTCGCGGAAAAAGGCTTTCGCTATTTGATGGATGAGGGGGTTTATTACACCAATGCACACTATCAGCACGGCAATACAGAAACCATCGTCGGCCATGTGTCGCTGGCAACTGGCGCGCCGCCGTCGGTTCACGGTATGGTCGGCAATGTGTGGTACGACAGGCAGAAAGAGCGCCTTGTTTACAATGTCGAAGACGAAAACTACACCATGCTCAATAGCCATGCTGGTGTCAACAAAGCGACCGAAATCGACCCGACTCAAAAAACCGCGCTGAAAGATGGCCGCTCACCACAACCCATTTTGACGACGACGTTCAGTGATGAACTGGCGCTCTCTTCCAACGGCAAAGCCAAGGTGTTTTCGGTGTCCGTCAAAGACCGAGGAGCAATTTCATTGGGCGGTCATTCTGGCAAAGCGTTTTGGTTTTCCAAAGCGACCTCAGAGTTTGTCACCAGCAGCTACTATTATGACCAGACGCCACAATGGGTGACGCAGTGGAACGCCGAGAAAATTCCCGCACAATACTCAGGTCAAAAATGGTCACTCACTCTGCCGCAAGATCGCTACACTCTCCAAGAAATCAGCCAAGAACATAAGGTGGACCTCGCTGGTTTTGCCCGTACTTTCCCCCACCCTTATGGCCCGGCCAGCTTTAAGTATTTTTCCACCATGCTGACTTTGAGCCCAGCGGGTGACGAGATCACGGCCAACTTCGCGCAACGAGTGTTGGAGAAAGAGCAATTAGGTAAGGGCGACGCCACCGACTATCTTGCGGTGAGTTTTTCGTCAAACGATTATGTGATTCACATGTACGGTCCAAACAGTTTGGAAACCGAAGATAACTTGATCCGGCTTGACCGCACCTTGGCGAAGCTGTTTGACGCCGTGGATGAGCAGGTAGGATTAAACAATACGCTGATTGTACTCTCCGCTGACCATGGCGTGCCCGAAGCATCACCAAATGCTCGTCAAATTGGCTTACGCCAAGCGCAGTATTTCGACCAAAAGACGCTGTTCTCAACCCAAATAGAGCAGCGTTTAAAGCAAGAATTTGGCTTAAGTAAAGACGCCATTCGCCTCTACGCACAGCCTTACATCTACCTTAACCATGACGTGATTGCCAAGAGCAAGGCGAGTTTAGCTGATGTACAAGCAATGATCGCCGAAGAGGTTTCGAAGGTGGAAGGCGTTGCGTACGCCATCACCAGCAGCGACATCGAAAACAACCGAGTCGTGGATAGCCGCATTACACAGTTGATCAAAAACAACTATCACCCACAACGCTCGGGCGATATCTATTTGGTGTTTGGCGCTCGCAGCTACATCAATGATATGGATGGTTTAACCATCGCTTCGACGCACGGTTCTCCATGGCGTTATGACACGCATGTGCCGGTAATTTTTGCGGGCTATGATGTGAAAGCGCAGCGCGTTTCTCGAGCGATCACTCCGTATGACGTTGCACCAACCTTATCCAATAAGCTTGGTATTACCCAGCCCAGTGGGGCGACTGGTCAGGTGCTTAGTGAGGTAGTGAAAGAGGTGGTGAGATAGGCGGTGAGATAGGTGGCAACGCCTTAAGCACGCCATGCAAACAGACACAAAAACGGCAGAGATGGTGTCATCACTGCCGTTTTTCTATTTGTTATCGTTTCAACACCTTAACAGCCGCTTTGAGTTGATTTCGCAACCATTGATGCGCACTTTCGCTGCTGCGGCTTGGATGCCAAATCGCGCATAAATCGTAAATATCGTGCTCAAAAGGCAAAGACACCGCTTTGATGTTGTAGGTTCCTGCAAAGGCATTGATGGTCGACTCCGGCAGCATACCAATGTACTCACTGCCATGGATAACCGGTAACATTTCCAATGCCCCGGACGCACGATAGACAATTTTCCGTTGCGCTAAATCGGCAATATCTTCTTCACTCATTAAGCTTTTGCGCGCGTGCCAGCGTGAAACCACCACATGCTCTTCTGCCAAAAACTGCGCAACGCTACACGCGTCAGCAATACGTGGATGATCCGCGCAGCAGACCACCATTAATCGTTCGGAAAAAATAGGTTCCACTTTTAAGGTCGTCCACCCTCTTGGCGCCATGTCGATGATCAAATCATAACGCTGCAACCGCAAGTCACTTTCGTAATCTTCCGTAAACAGGGGGTGCACTTCCAAGGAGATATTTGGCGCGTGCTGACGAATTTGCTTCAAAAGCTGTGGCATCAACTCATAACTGGCGACCGACACACAAGCAATCGAGAAAATCCGATTTGACACTTTGGCTTCAAATTCACTGGATGCGGATAAGGTCGAGGTGAAGTTTTTAAATGCTGTCAGCATTGCGGGATAGATGTCCACAGCGAAACTGGTTGGCTCTACGCCTGACGGGCTGCGGTGAAACAACGGCTCATCGTAAATATCACGTAAACGTGCCAGCGCTTTGCTCACGGCAGGCTGGCTAATATCCAAACGAGCCGCGGCTTTCGAGAGATTCTGCTCTTCAAAAATCGCAACAAAAATGGGGATGAGATTCAAATCGGTATTTTTCATGGCAAAACCGGGAACACAAACGAATGGCCCAATTTTACCCAACCCAACGCCATGGCACGACGAGCGTGCTGTAAAAGTTAGTGACAGAACGCATTTTAGCGAGATTTAACCCGTCATTGACCCAAACTGAGCCCATCTCCGCTGGGGTCCACTCAATACGGCGGTTGTGCTGTTGAAAAGTTGGATGAAAGCATTGCTTAAAAGCCATAGTGGAAAGCGGTGGTTAAAAGCGCTAACGCAGAGCGACGATTCCAATTCTGTTACTATGATTTCTACCCATCCTTTTTCACCTGTTTATTTTTCGCCTGTAGGTCACGGTGCAACTTAGGCAATGCCTTGGGTAAAGAAATGCGCCAGTAACCTCGTGACTTTGCTTGTACGCCTTGCCAAAGCTGCTTCATCAGAGAAACGTCTTCTACACCTTGATGAAACAGCGCCGTGCTCTGTTGCCAAGGTTTTGAATCATGAGCTTTAGCGATCTGCAATTCGCCATCATTGACTCGTAACTGCTTGTACAGCAGCGCCCGAACCGCCGGCCAGCGCTTGGCTTTAAGCAGACGGCGAAACACCAACCATGTCGGTAATGGTCGCGAACGATAATGGCGTTTCACCATAACGATCACCGCCATCAACGTGAGCAGGAATAGCCCGCCCGCGACAAGCCACTTCGAGTAGGCACGGATAAACGACTGAAACGTATGTTTCGCATGAAAAGTGTTGCCTTCAATCACCACCGTCTCCAGCGTCTGGCTATCACTGTTCCACCACTGAAATTGGCGCTCAGGTAAGCTCAAATCCCCACCTTGTTGAATCACATACACGGTTTCCTCTGTGCGACTCGAACGATAGTCACCCCTTATTTGGGTATCCTCCAGACGATTGGGTTGAGGATACGCTTGATAGCGAGGCGTGGATTCGTTGCTGAGGAGTTTGGGGAGCAACACAGAAAGGCTATCTTTGGCGCGAATGGTGATGGTTCTGGTTATGGCATCCCCGACTTTCAACGGCTCCGAGGAGGTTTGCCATTGCTGCTCCACCTCAACGTCACTGGCACTAAACCAAGCCGATTGTTGCTGTATCAATCCTGAAGGCATAGAAGCGTCAAACGAAATCGGCGCGGTGTAGAGCGTGCCCGAGACGTTTTCTCCATTGGGCGCAGATACTTGCACGCTCACCGCTATGGGGGGAACGACAAAGCGCCCCGACGCCTGCGGGTAAAGCGTGATTTCCCAACGCTGACGCGACCACGTATGGCCGTCCTTACGCTCGGTATAGTTGGTTGCCAACGGATTACGTTGCTTGGCGATGACGTTGGGGATTTCAACGTGACCAATGCGAGTGCCCGCGGTGAACAAGCGTGGTGTCGCGACTTCGATAGTCAAAATCACCTGCTCATTAACGCTGAACACGGGAAGCGTTTTCGTCTCCTGCGCCTTCGGCGGCTGGCCAACCCAAGCCAAAAGCTCAACATGGTTGCTGCGCTGCAAATCCTCAATATCCTGCGCGCACGTTGTCGCACTCAGCACCAGGTTAGCGAGGGTGAGAAACATCGCCATTAGCCACTTATGTGGAAACGGAGTAGCAAATTTGGCGTACATCATCATTGCTTTTGCTCCTGTTGTTCGAGCGTTGTGTCACTTGTTTTAGCCCCTTGATGCAATTGAATTTGGAACTTAGCCGCTAGAAAGTATTTGGGGTCAGCTTCCACACGTTTTAACCATTTGTCTGCTAATGCATCACTTCCCAAGATCTCGTTTGCATTTAACGTTTCTTTAAGCATCATTTCGGCAACGGTTTGCTCGTCCACGCCGTCAGCAGTTTGAGGGTTATCCCCTAACTCGATCGACTCTTCTGGGCCATCCGTGGAACCTGCTTGGCTTGCACTGGTGCGATTGATTTCTTCAACAATGCCACCAATGACCCGAAGATTGTGTTCCACGTCGGCTCTTAACTTGCTGCTCAAGGTTTCTTTATCGGCAAGGGATCGTAACAAGTTACGCGCGGCCAAATATTCTCGTTGGCGAGCCAGAGCGGTTGCTGCGTTATAAAGCCCGAGGTCTTTGGCTTCATCTGACGGATCGTTTTGCATGGTTAAAAATGCGCTGTGTGCTAAGGCGTATTCTCCGGCGTAGTAATAGGCCGTGCCTTTGCGTAATGGGTCGTTGAAATGTTTGGCGGCTTGCAAGTATTGCCCTTGGTTCCACCATCGTTGACCTTGCTGGTCAGGAGTCAGCCAGAGATCCCACCACCACTGCTCCGTCTTCTCCCACACCGTCATCATTTTTGGCTGAGCTGTTCTTTCCACACTAAGCGAAACGGTTTCTGCCATGGCATTGGGCGTTGCAAACAGCGACGTAGACACCGTGACCACCAAGCACCATTGCACTAACCAGCCTTTGCGAAACCAGAGCATCATAATGATGGCGATGGGTAACAACAGCGGATAGCCCATATCTTGCCACGGCATCGACGAGTCGCCATTGAGCTGCATATTCCGTTCAACGTATCGGTTGAGGGTTTCGATATCACGATTATCGACACTGGTTTGCACTAAACGCCCCCCCGTTGCGTTGGCCAATTTGTTCAATGAACCTAAATCCACTGGAGTGTCGGAAACAACATTTGAATTGCCCGCCGCCAAGATCAGTAATTGATACGGTTTTTCTGCAAAATACGCTTCGTACGCATCGATGGTGGCCGGATTCACCCCATCACTCACTAACAATACGCTTGAGCCAGCCTGCCCTTGCAGTTGTTGATCAATCAGAGGCAATGCTTTTTCCGCAAGCTTACCTTCTATGGGCATAATCTCGGGTGTGATTGCCGCTAAAAACGGGTCAAAGACTTTACTGTCTTGCGTTACAGGCATCGCGACGTGTGCAGAGCCAGCAAAGACCACTAACCCCGTGCTGCCTCCTTTTCTTGCGACTAACAAATCGCGAATTTTCTGTTTTGAGCGAGCTAAGCGACTGGGAGGAAGATCATTTTGTAGCATCGAGTTGCTGTTATCCAATATCACCAACATAGTCGCTTTGTCTTCACCAAATGGTGAGGCTTGGCGCTGCCAAGTCGGGCCTGCGCAAATAATAATTGCTAAAGTGACATTGACCACCAATAACTTGAGCGGCAGTTGCTTGCGCCAGCCTTGCTCACCTATCGTTAACACTTGGCGTAAATGCGTTGGCAAAATGGCTTTCCAACTCGCGGCACTCTCCTCCCGCCACCTCATCCATAACAGTAGTAACATCGGCACAAACGCCAATAACCATTCCGGTCGCAGGAAGTGAAACTGAGAGAAAAACGGCGTCACTGTCATGCCGAATGAAGACGTATCAAGCATGGTGTTTCCTCTGTTCATTTTCCAATGTTGTTGCTTTGACCTTTGTGTTGCGTATCCGTCGCTTCAACGTCACCACACTAAACGCAACTAGATAGAGGCCCACCACGATACCCATAAATCCATGATGCAAACTCTGCTTAGGGCGGTAGGTGATGCTTTGGTACAACTGAGGCTCGAGCTTACCGATATCATCGTATGCGCTGGCCAACTCATCGCGGTTCAAAGCTTGAAATGCTTGGCCGCCAGATTCACTGGCAATGCGTTCGATCGTTTGCATGTCGAGTGCAGTTTCCCCAACCGTGCTGGGATCGCCCATCGCAATCACATGAATTCTAACCCCTTTTGCTTTGGCCACCTTGGCCGCGTCTATCGGTTCAACAAAGCTTCCAGTGTCATTGCCATCCGTGAGCACGATCGCCACTTTTTGTCGTGGTTTTGAAGACACGGCTTGGCTTTGTTCACTTTGCTCAAATACCTTGATGGCCAAACCAATGGCATCGCCCAAATGCGTACTCTGCCCCGCCATTGCAACATCGGTTTGATTGAGCAGCGCTAACCATACTTTTTGATCCGCGGTGAACGGCGTTTGTACAAAAGCCGCATCCCCAAACAAAATCAGACCAAGGCGATCCCCCTGTCTGGTTTTAGCAAAATCCGCCAGTACCTCTTTGGTGGCATCAAGACGAGAAATTTTTGCACCCGACGCACTGGTAAAATCCTGCTCAGCCATTGAGCCAGAAAGATCGACCACCACCATGACATCGCGACCCGAACTTTCGCGTATTTGCGGTGCGCCCAAAATGGTTGGTTTGGCAAGCGCACTGACCACCAGTAACCAAGACAACACTAACGTGGCACGTTGCCAACTGCTGGGTGTTAACTGACTGGCTCCTTCTGAGGGCGTTTCCCCCATGGCTTCCACCAGTTGATGAAAGAATGGCACCTTAATGGCGGTTTGTTTGGTGCGGTATGCCGGCACAACGTAATAAACCACCAATGGCAGCGGTAGCGCCAGAAACCACAACGGAGAGTCAAACTCGAGATGAATAAGACTCAACATTGACGATAGATAATCAACCATGACGCAGCCCTTTTAACCATTGCCATGGAGACAATACACTCCGTTTTTCAACACTGGACGCCTTCTCTTGATGCGATTTGACCCAAAGTGCCGCACGCGCTTTCAGTGTTGCTCGCGCTGATTCAGTCAAAGGTACGTTGGGGTTCACGGTGCTTTGCACCCACTGTATTGCCAACTCATCGTCAAAGAGGGGTTGTGTTGGTATAAGCTGATTCAACACAGCCAAAA from Vibrio vulnificus NBRC 15645 = ATCC 27562 encodes the following:
- a CDS encoding alkaline phosphatase family protein, with the translated sequence MKAVWLTGASLLCAFTPYAIAAASEKPALVLQITVDGLRGDLLDRYKHNFAEKGFRYLMDEGVYYTNAHYQHGNTETIVGHVSLATGAPPSVHGMVGNVWYDRQKERLVYNVEDENYTMLNSHAGVNKATEIDPTQKTALKDGRSPQPILTTTFSDELALSSNGKAKVFSVSVKDRGAISLGGHSGKAFWFSKATSEFVTSSYYYDQTPQWVTQWNAEKIPAQYSGQKWSLTLPQDRYTLQEISQEHKVDLAGFARTFPHPYGPASFKYFSTMLTLSPAGDEITANFAQRVLEKEQLGKGDATDYLAVSFSSNDYVIHMYGPNSLETEDNLIRLDRTLAKLFDAVDEQVGLNNTLIVLSADHGVPEASPNARQIGLRQAQYFDQKTLFSTQIEQRLKQEFGLSKDAIRLYAQPYIYLNHDVIAKSKASLADVQAMIAEEVSKVEGVAYAITSSDIENNRVVDSRITQLIKNNYHPQRSGDIYLVFGARSYINDMDGLTIASTHGSPWRYDTHVPVIFAGYDVKAQRVSRAITPYDVAPTLSNKLGITQPSGATGQVLSEVVKEVVR
- a CDS encoding LysR family transcriptional regulator — encoded protein: MKNTDLNLIPIFVAIFEEQNLSKAAARLDISQPAVSKALARLRDIYDEPLFHRSPSGVEPTSFAVDIYPAMLTAFKNFTSTLSASSEFEAKVSNRIFSIACVSVASYELMPQLLKQIRQHAPNISLEVHPLFTEDYESDLRLQRYDLIIDMAPRGWTTLKVEPIFSERLMVVCCADHPRIADACSVAQFLAEEHVVVSRWHARKSLMSEEDIADLAQRKIVYRASGALEMLPVIHGSEYIGMLPESTINAFAGTYNIKAVSLPFEHDIYDLCAIWHPSRSSESAHQWLRNQLKAAVKVLKR
- a CDS encoding BatD family protein, which codes for MMMYAKFATPFPHKWLMAMFLTLANLVLSATTCAQDIEDLQRSNHVELLAWVGQPPKAQETKTLPVFSVNEQVILTIEVATPRLFTAGTRIGHVEIPNVIAKQRNPLATNYTERKDGHTWSRQRWEITLYPQASGRFVVPPIAVSVQVSAPNGENVSGTLYTAPISFDASMPSGLIQQQSAWFSASDVEVEQQWQTSSEPLKVGDAITRTITIRAKDSLSVLLPKLLSNESTPRYQAYPQPNRLEDTQIRGDYRSSRTEETVYVIQQGGDLSLPERQFQWWNSDSQTLETVVIEGNTFHAKHTFQSFIRAYSKWLVAGGLFLLTLMAVIVMVKRHYRSRPLPTWLVFRRLLKAKRWPAVRALLYKQLRVNDGELQIAKAHDSKPWQQSTALFHQGVEDVSLMKQLWQGVQAKSRGYWRISLPKALPKLHRDLQAKNKQVKKDG
- a CDS encoding vWA domain-containing protein encodes the protein MNRGNTMLDTSSFGMTVTPFFSQFHFLRPEWLLAFVPMLLLLWMRWREESAASWKAILPTHLRQVLTIGEQGWRKQLPLKLLVVNVTLAIIICAGPTWQRQASPFGEDKATMLVILDNSNSMLQNDLPPSRLARSKQKIRDLLVARKGGSTGLVVFAGSAHVAMPVTQDSKVFDPFLAAITPEIMPIEGKLAEKALPLIDQQLQGQAGSSVLLVSDGVNPATIDAYEAYFAEKPYQLLILAAGNSNVVSDTPVDLGSLNKLANATGGRLVQTSVDNRDIETLNRYVERNMQLNGDSSMPWQDMGYPLLLPIAIIMMLWFRKGWLVQWCLVVTVSTSLFATPNAMAETVSLSVERTAQPKMMTVWEKTEQWWWDLWLTPDQQGQRWWNQGQYLQAAKHFNDPLRKGTAYYYAGEYALAHSAFLTMQNDPSDEAKDLGLYNAATALARQREYLAARNLLRSLADKETLSSKLRADVEHNLRVIGGIVEEINRTSASQAGSTDGPEESIELGDNPQTADGVDEQTVAEMMLKETLNANEILGSDALADKWLKRVEADPKYFLAAKFQIQLHQGAKTSDTTLEQQEQKQ
- a CDS encoding vWA domain-containing protein, which translates into the protein MVDYLSSMLSLIHLEFDSPLWFLALPLPLVVYYVVPAYRTKQTAIKVPFFHQLVEAMGETPSEGASQLTPSSWQRATLVLSWLLVVSALAKPTILGAPQIRESSGRDVMVVVDLSGSMAEQDFTSASGAKISRLDATKEVLADFAKTRQGDRLGLILFGDAAFVQTPFTADQKVWLALLNQTDVAMAGQSTHLGDAIGLAIKVFEQSEQSQAVSSKPRQKVAIVLTDGNDTGSFVEPIDAAKVAKAKGVRIHVIAMGDPSTVGETALDMQTIERIASESGGQAFQALNRDELASAYDDIGKLEPQLYQSITYRPKQSLHHGFMGIVVGLYLVAFSVVTLKRRIRNTKVKATTLENEQRKHHA